The Pseudomonas sp. DG56-2 genome contains a region encoding:
- the yidD gene encoding membrane protein insertion efficiency factor YidD, protein MRKLALVPIQFYRYAISPLMASHCRFYPSCSCYALEAIENHGLLRGGWLTVRRLGRCHPWNAGGFDPVPPAPSSRSSSIAE, encoded by the coding sequence ATGCGTAAACTGGCACTCGTTCCGATCCAGTTTTACCGCTATGCCATTAGTCCTCTGATGGCCAGTCACTGTCGTTTCTACCCCAGTTGCTCCTGCTACGCGTTAGAAGCCATCGAAAACCATGGTCTTTTACGTGGCGGGTGGCTTACCGTTCGTCGCCTGGGGCGTTGTCATCCGTGGAATGCCGGCGGTTTTGACCCGGTTCCGCCTGCTCCCTCTTCCCGTTCTTCTTCGATAGCCGAGTAA